Proteins from a single region of Bos indicus x Bos taurus breed Angus x Brahman F1 hybrid chromosome 29, Bos_hybrid_MaternalHap_v2.0, whole genome shotgun sequence:
- the NUDT22 gene encoding uridine diphosphate glucose pyrophosphatase isoform X4, whose translation MNCPLQAMDPEVSLLLQCPPGGLPEKQVRAELSPAYDRRPLPGGDKAIIAIWESRLQAQPWLFNAPKFRLHSATLAPTGLPGPQLLLRLGLTSYQDFLGTNWASSAAWLRQQGATDWGDRQAYLADPLGVGAALATADDFLVFLRRSGQVAEAPGLVDVPGGHPEPQALCPGDSPLHKDLPGELVVHELFSSVLQEICDEVNVPPLTLSQPLLLGIACNETSAGRASAEFYVQCSLTSEQVRRHYMSGGPEAHESTGIIFVEKQSMQRLQETEMWAELCPSAKGAIFLYNRVQGSST comes from the exons ATG AACTGCCCTCTCCAGGCCATGGACCCTGAGGTGTCCCTGCTGCTGCAGTGCCCCCCCGGGGGGCTGCCTGAGAAGCAGGTTCGGGCAGAGCTGAGCCCAGCCTATGATCGTCGCCCACTGCCAGGAGGAGACAAGGCCATCATCGCCATCTGGGAGAGCCGGCTTCAGGCCCAGCCCTGGCTCTTTAATGCCCCCAAGTTCCGCCTGCACTCCGCCACACTGGCACCCACTGGCTTGCCAGGGCCACAGCTGCTCCTGCGCCTGGGCCTTACTTCCTATCAAGACTTCCTGGGGACCAACTGGGCCAGCTCAGCTGCCTGGCTGCGACAGCAGGGGGCCACCGACTGGGGTGACAGGCAAGCCTATCTGGCGGACCCCCTGGGTGTGGGCGCTGCACTGGCCACTGCTGACGACTTCCTTGTCTTCCTGCGCCGCTCTGGCCAGGTGGCTGAGGCACCTGGGCTGGTGGACGTGCCCGGTGGGCATCCTGAGCCTCAG GCCCTGTGCCCAGGTGACAGCCCCCTGCACAAGGACCTCCCTGGGGAGCTGGTGGTGCACGAGCTCTTCTCCAGTGTCCTCCAGGAGATCTGTGATGAG GTGAATGTGCCGCCACTCACCCTGAGTCAGCCGCTGCTGTTGGGCATCGCCTGCAATGAGACCAGTGCCGGCCGTGCCAGTGCTGAGTTCTACGTCCA GTGCAGCCTGACTTCTGAGCAAGTGAGGAGACACTACATGAGTGGGGGACCTGAGGCCCACGAATCCACAGGAATCATCTTTGTGGAGAAACAG AGTATGCAGAGGTTGCAGGAGACTGAGATGTGGGCTGAGCTCTGCCCCTCAGCCAAAGGCGCCATCTTCCTCTACAACCGGGTCCAGGGAAGTTCCACCTGA
- the NUDT22 gene encoding uridine diphosphate glucose pyrophosphatase isoform X2: MRSRERRGQAFPLRGKGRSLRESGPNCPLQAMDPEVSLLLQCPPGGLPEKQVRAELSPAYDRRPLPGGDKAIIAIWESRLQAQPWLFNAPKFRLHSATLAPTGLPGPQLLLRLGLTSYQDFLGTNWASSAAWLRQQGATDWGDRQAYLADPLGVGAALATADDFLVFLRRSGQVAEAPGLVDVPGGHPEPQALCPGDSPLHKDLPGELVVHELFSSVLQEICDEVNVPPLTLSQPLLLGIACNETSAGRASAEFYVQCSLTSEQVRRHYMSGGPEAHESTGIIFVEKQSMQRLQETEMWAELCPSAKGAIFLYNRVQGSST; encoded by the exons ATGAGAAGCCGAGAAAGAAGGGGGCAGGCATTTCCGCTCCGAGGAAAGGGGCGGAGCCTGCGGGAGAGTGGGCCT AACTGCCCTCTCCAGGCCATGGACCCTGAGGTGTCCCTGCTGCTGCAGTGCCCCCCCGGGGGGCTGCCTGAGAAGCAGGTTCGGGCAGAGCTGAGCCCAGCCTATGATCGTCGCCCACTGCCAGGAGGAGACAAGGCCATCATCGCCATCTGGGAGAGCCGGCTTCAGGCCCAGCCCTGGCTCTTTAATGCCCCCAAGTTCCGCCTGCACTCCGCCACACTGGCACCCACTGGCTTGCCAGGGCCACAGCTGCTCCTGCGCCTGGGCCTTACTTCCTATCAAGACTTCCTGGGGACCAACTGGGCCAGCTCAGCTGCCTGGCTGCGACAGCAGGGGGCCACCGACTGGGGTGACAGGCAAGCCTATCTGGCGGACCCCCTGGGTGTGGGCGCTGCACTGGCCACTGCTGACGACTTCCTTGTCTTCCTGCGCCGCTCTGGCCAGGTGGCTGAGGCACCTGGGCTGGTGGACGTGCCCGGTGGGCATCCTGAGCCTCAG GCCCTGTGCCCAGGTGACAGCCCCCTGCACAAGGACCTCCCTGGGGAGCTGGTGGTGCACGAGCTCTTCTCCAGTGTCCTCCAGGAGATCTGTGATGAG GTGAATGTGCCGCCACTCACCCTGAGTCAGCCGCTGCTGTTGGGCATCGCCTGCAATGAGACCAGTGCCGGCCGTGCCAGTGCTGAGTTCTACGTCCA GTGCAGCCTGACTTCTGAGCAAGTGAGGAGACACTACATGAGTGGGGGACCTGAGGCCCACGAATCCACAGGAATCATCTTTGTGGAGAAACAG AGTATGCAGAGGTTGCAGGAGACTGAGATGTGGGCTGAGCTCTGCCCCTCAGCCAAAGGCGCCATCTTCCTCTACAACCGGGTCCAGGGAAGTTCCACCTGA
- the NUDT22 gene encoding uridine diphosphate glucose pyrophosphatase isoform X1: MSRNCPLQAMDPEVSLLLQCPPGGLPEKQVRAELSPAYDRRPLPGGDKAIIAIWESRLQAQPWLFNAPKFRLHSATLAPTGLPGPQLLLRLGLTSYQDFLGTNWASSAAWLRQQGATDWGDRQAYLADPLGVGAALATADDFLVFLRRSGQVAEAPGLVDVPGGHPEPQALCPGDSPLHKDLPGELVVHELFSSVLQEICDEVNVPPLTLSQPLLLGIACNETSAGRASAEFYVQCSLTSEQVRRHYMSGGPEAHESTGIIFVEKQSMQRLQETEMWAELCPSAKGAIFLYNRVQGSST; this comes from the exons ATGTCTAGG AACTGCCCTCTCCAGGCCATGGACCCTGAGGTGTCCCTGCTGCTGCAGTGCCCCCCCGGGGGGCTGCCTGAGAAGCAGGTTCGGGCAGAGCTGAGCCCAGCCTATGATCGTCGCCCACTGCCAGGAGGAGACAAGGCCATCATCGCCATCTGGGAGAGCCGGCTTCAGGCCCAGCCCTGGCTCTTTAATGCCCCCAAGTTCCGCCTGCACTCCGCCACACTGGCACCCACTGGCTTGCCAGGGCCACAGCTGCTCCTGCGCCTGGGCCTTACTTCCTATCAAGACTTCCTGGGGACCAACTGGGCCAGCTCAGCTGCCTGGCTGCGACAGCAGGGGGCCACCGACTGGGGTGACAGGCAAGCCTATCTGGCGGACCCCCTGGGTGTGGGCGCTGCACTGGCCACTGCTGACGACTTCCTTGTCTTCCTGCGCCGCTCTGGCCAGGTGGCTGAGGCACCTGGGCTGGTGGACGTGCCCGGTGGGCATCCTGAGCCTCAG GCCCTGTGCCCAGGTGACAGCCCCCTGCACAAGGACCTCCCTGGGGAGCTGGTGGTGCACGAGCTCTTCTCCAGTGTCCTCCAGGAGATCTGTGATGAG GTGAATGTGCCGCCACTCACCCTGAGTCAGCCGCTGCTGTTGGGCATCGCCTGCAATGAGACCAGTGCCGGCCGTGCCAGTGCTGAGTTCTACGTCCA GTGCAGCCTGACTTCTGAGCAAGTGAGGAGACACTACATGAGTGGGGGACCTGAGGCCCACGAATCCACAGGAATCATCTTTGTGGAGAAACAG AGTATGCAGAGGTTGCAGGAGACTGAGATGTGGGCTGAGCTCTGCCCCTCAGCCAAAGGCGCCATCTTCCTCTACAACCGGGTCCAGGGAAGTTCCACCTGA
- the NUDT22 gene encoding uridine diphosphate glucose pyrophosphatase isoform X3, with product MDPEVSLLLQCPPGGLPEKQVRAELSPAYDRRPLPGGDKAIIAIWESRLQAQPWLFNAPKFRLHSATLAPTGLPGPQLLLRLGLTSYQDFLGTNWASSAAWLRQQGATDWGDRQAYLADPLGVGAALATADDFLVFLRRSGQVAEAPGLVDVPGGHPEPQALCPGDSPLHKDLPGELVVHELFSSVLQEICDEVNVPPLTLSQPLLLGIACNETSAGRASAEFYVQCSLTSEQVRRHYMSGGPEAHESTGIIFVEKQSMQRLQETEMWAELCPSAKGAIFLYNRVQGSST from the exons ATGGACCCTGAGGTGTCCCTGCTGCTGCAGTGCCCCCCCGGGGGGCTGCCTGAGAAGCAGGTTCGGGCAGAGCTGAGCCCAGCCTATGATCGTCGCCCACTGCCAGGAGGAGACAAGGCCATCATCGCCATCTGGGAGAGCCGGCTTCAGGCCCAGCCCTGGCTCTTTAATGCCCCCAAGTTCCGCCTGCACTCCGCCACACTGGCACCCACTGGCTTGCCAGGGCCACAGCTGCTCCTGCGCCTGGGCCTTACTTCCTATCAAGACTTCCTGGGGACCAACTGGGCCAGCTCAGCTGCCTGGCTGCGACAGCAGGGGGCCACCGACTGGGGTGACAGGCAAGCCTATCTGGCGGACCCCCTGGGTGTGGGCGCTGCACTGGCCACTGCTGACGACTTCCTTGTCTTCCTGCGCCGCTCTGGCCAGGTGGCTGAGGCACCTGGGCTGGTGGACGTGCCCGGTGGGCATCCTGAGCCTCAG GCCCTGTGCCCAGGTGACAGCCCCCTGCACAAGGACCTCCCTGGGGAGCTGGTGGTGCACGAGCTCTTCTCCAGTGTCCTCCAGGAGATCTGTGATGAG GTGAATGTGCCGCCACTCACCCTGAGTCAGCCGCTGCTGTTGGGCATCGCCTGCAATGAGACCAGTGCCGGCCGTGCCAGTGCTGAGTTCTACGTCCA GTGCAGCCTGACTTCTGAGCAAGTGAGGAGACACTACATGAGTGGGGGACCTGAGGCCCACGAATCCACAGGAATCATCTTTGTGGAGAAACAG AGTATGCAGAGGTTGCAGGAGACTGAGATGTGGGCTGAGCTCTGCCCCTCAGCCAAAGGCGCCATCTTCCTCTACAACCGGGTCCAGGGAAGTTCCACCTGA
- the TRPT1 gene encoding tRNA 2'-phosphotransferase 1 isoform X1, translating to MPAPFFLGFSLAGPGAQGPAGSAARHPESVLAMNSSGGRRRETAGPKGRRAHRPPRDQDRDVQLSKALSYALRHGALKLGLPMGADGFVPLDALLQLPQFRSFSAEDVQRVVDTNVKQRFALQPGDPSTGPLIRANQGHSLQVPELELEPLETPQALPLMLVHGTFRQHWPSILLKGLSCRGRTHIHLAPGLPGDPGVISGMRPNCEVAVFINGPLALADGIPFFRSTNGVILTPGNADGVLPPKYFKEALQLRPTRKPLSLAGNEEKEHQRDSKHSSRGRGMTQQ from the exons ATGCCTGCCCCCTTCTTTCTCGGCTTCTCATTGGCCGGTCCCGGTGCTCAGGGCCCCGCCGGATCAGCTGCCCGGCACCCGGAGTCG GTCTTGGCCATGAACTCCTCTGGAGGAAGGAGGCGGGAAACAGCTGGGCCCAAGGGTAGAAGGGCTCACAGACCCCCCCGGGACCAG GACCGAGATGTCCAGCTGTCCAAGGCTCTGTCCTACGCCCTGCGCCACGGGGCCCTGAAGCTGGGCCTTCCCATGGGGGCCG ATGGTTTCGTGCCCCTGGACGCCCTCCTGCAGCTGCCCCAGTTCCGCAGCTTCTCAGCTGAAGATGTTCAACGCGTGGTGGACACCAATGTGAAGCAGCGCTTTGCCCTGCAGCCAGGGGACCCCAGCACCGGCCCCCTCATCCGGGCCAATCAGGGTCACTCCCTGCAG GTGCCTGAGTTGGAGCTGGAGCCCCTGGAGACCCCGCAGGCCCTGCCCCTGATGCTCGTCCATGGCACGTTCCGGCAGCACTGGCCGTCCATCCTGCTCAAGGGCCTATCCTGCCGAGGAAGGACACACATCCACCTGGCCCCAGGACTGCCTGGGGACCCTGGTGTCATCAGTG GCATGCGGCCAAATTGTGAAGTGGCTGTGTTCATCAATGGGCCCCTGGCCCTGGCAG ATGGAATCCCCTTCTTTCGCTCTACCAATGGGGTgatcctgactccagggaatgcTGATGGCGTCCTGCCTCCCAAGTATTTCAAGGAGGCCCTGCAGCTGCGCCCTACCC GAAAGCCCCTCTCTTTGGCTGGCAATGAAGAGAAAGAGCATCAGAGAGACTCCAAGCATAGCTCCAGAGGAAGAGGGATGAcccaacaataa
- the TRPT1 gene encoding tRNA 2'-phosphotransferase 1 isoform X2, protein MPAPFFLGFSLAGPGAQGPAGSAARHPESVLAMNSSGGRRRETAGPKGRRAHRPPRDQDRDVQLSKALSYALRHGALKLGLPMGADGFVPLDALLQLPQFRSFSAEDVQRVVDTNVKQRFALQPGDPSTGPLIRANQGHSLQVPELELEPLETPQALPLMLVHGTFRQHWPSILLKGLSCRGRTHIHLAPGLPGDPGVISDGIPFFRSTNGVILTPGNADGVLPPKYFKEALQLRPTRKPLSLAGNEEKEHQRDSKHSSRGRGMTQQ, encoded by the exons ATGCCTGCCCCCTTCTTTCTCGGCTTCTCATTGGCCGGTCCCGGTGCTCAGGGCCCCGCCGGATCAGCTGCCCGGCACCCGGAGTCG GTCTTGGCCATGAACTCCTCTGGAGGAAGGAGGCGGGAAACAGCTGGGCCCAAGGGTAGAAGGGCTCACAGACCCCCCCGGGACCAG GACCGAGATGTCCAGCTGTCCAAGGCTCTGTCCTACGCCCTGCGCCACGGGGCCCTGAAGCTGGGCCTTCCCATGGGGGCCG ATGGTTTCGTGCCCCTGGACGCCCTCCTGCAGCTGCCCCAGTTCCGCAGCTTCTCAGCTGAAGATGTTCAACGCGTGGTGGACACCAATGTGAAGCAGCGCTTTGCCCTGCAGCCAGGGGACCCCAGCACCGGCCCCCTCATCCGGGCCAATCAGGGTCACTCCCTGCAG GTGCCTGAGTTGGAGCTGGAGCCCCTGGAGACCCCGCAGGCCCTGCCCCTGATGCTCGTCCATGGCACGTTCCGGCAGCACTGGCCGTCCATCCTGCTCAAGGGCCTATCCTGCCGAGGAAGGACACACATCCACCTGGCCCCAGGACTGCCTGGGGACCCTGGTGTCATCAGTG ATGGAATCCCCTTCTTTCGCTCTACCAATGGGGTgatcctgactccagggaatgcTGATGGCGTCCTGCCTCCCAAGTATTTCAAGGAGGCCCTGCAGCTGCGCCCTACCC GAAAGCCCCTCTCTTTGGCTGGCAATGAAGAGAAAGAGCATCAGAGAGACTCCAAGCATAGCTCCAGAGGAAGAGGGATGAcccaacaataa
- the TRPT1 gene encoding tRNA 2'-phosphotransferase 1 isoform X3: MPAPFFLGFSLAGPGAQGPAGSAARHPESDRDVQLSKALSYALRHGALKLGLPMGADGFVPLDALLQLPQFRSFSAEDVQRVVDTNVKQRFALQPGDPSTGPLIRANQGHSLQVPELELEPLETPQALPLMLVHGTFRQHWPSILLKGLSCRGRTHIHLAPGLPGDPGVISGMRPNCEVAVFINGPLALADGIPFFRSTNGVILTPGNADGVLPPKYFKEALQLRPTRKPLSLAGNEEKEHQRDSKHSSRGRGMTQQ; encoded by the exons ATGCCTGCCCCCTTCTTTCTCGGCTTCTCATTGGCCGGTCCCGGTGCTCAGGGCCCCGCCGGATCAGCTGCCCGGCACCCGGAGTCG GACCGAGATGTCCAGCTGTCCAAGGCTCTGTCCTACGCCCTGCGCCACGGGGCCCTGAAGCTGGGCCTTCCCATGGGGGCCG ATGGTTTCGTGCCCCTGGACGCCCTCCTGCAGCTGCCCCAGTTCCGCAGCTTCTCAGCTGAAGATGTTCAACGCGTGGTGGACACCAATGTGAAGCAGCGCTTTGCCCTGCAGCCAGGGGACCCCAGCACCGGCCCCCTCATCCGGGCCAATCAGGGTCACTCCCTGCAG GTGCCTGAGTTGGAGCTGGAGCCCCTGGAGACCCCGCAGGCCCTGCCCCTGATGCTCGTCCATGGCACGTTCCGGCAGCACTGGCCGTCCATCCTGCTCAAGGGCCTATCCTGCCGAGGAAGGACACACATCCACCTGGCCCCAGGACTGCCTGGGGACCCTGGTGTCATCAGTG GCATGCGGCCAAATTGTGAAGTGGCTGTGTTCATCAATGGGCCCCTGGCCCTGGCAG ATGGAATCCCCTTCTTTCGCTCTACCAATGGGGTgatcctgactccagggaatgcTGATGGCGTCCTGCCTCCCAAGTATTTCAAGGAGGCCCTGCAGCTGCGCCCTACCC GAAAGCCCCTCTCTTTGGCTGGCAATGAAGAGAAAGAGCATCAGAGAGACTCCAAGCATAGCTCCAGAGGAAGAGGGATGAcccaacaataa
- the TRPT1 gene encoding tRNA 2'-phosphotransferase 1 isoform X4: MNSSGGRRRETAGPKGRRAHRPPRDQDRDVQLSKALSYALRHGALKLGLPMGADGFVPLDALLQLPQFRSFSAEDVQRVVDTNVKQRFALQPGDPSTGPLIRANQGHSLQVPELELEPLETPQALPLMLVHGTFRQHWPSILLKGLSCRGRTHIHLAPGLPGDPGVISGMRPNCEVAVFINGPLALADGIPFFRSTNGVILTPGNADGVLPPKYFKEALQLRPTRKPLSLAGNEEKEHQRDSKHSSRGRGMTQQ; the protein is encoded by the exons ATGAACTCCTCTGGAGGAAGGAGGCGGGAAACAGCTGGGCCCAAGGGTAGAAGGGCTCACAGACCCCCCCGGGACCAG GACCGAGATGTCCAGCTGTCCAAGGCTCTGTCCTACGCCCTGCGCCACGGGGCCCTGAAGCTGGGCCTTCCCATGGGGGCCG ATGGTTTCGTGCCCCTGGACGCCCTCCTGCAGCTGCCCCAGTTCCGCAGCTTCTCAGCTGAAGATGTTCAACGCGTGGTGGACACCAATGTGAAGCAGCGCTTTGCCCTGCAGCCAGGGGACCCCAGCACCGGCCCCCTCATCCGGGCCAATCAGGGTCACTCCCTGCAG GTGCCTGAGTTGGAGCTGGAGCCCCTGGAGACCCCGCAGGCCCTGCCCCTGATGCTCGTCCATGGCACGTTCCGGCAGCACTGGCCGTCCATCCTGCTCAAGGGCCTATCCTGCCGAGGAAGGACACACATCCACCTGGCCCCAGGACTGCCTGGGGACCCTGGTGTCATCAGTG GCATGCGGCCAAATTGTGAAGTGGCTGTGTTCATCAATGGGCCCCTGGCCCTGGCAG ATGGAATCCCCTTCTTTCGCTCTACCAATGGGGTgatcctgactccagggaatgcTGATGGCGTCCTGCCTCCCAAGTATTTCAAGGAGGCCCTGCAGCTGCGCCCTACCC GAAAGCCCCTCTCTTTGGCTGGCAATGAAGAGAAAGAGCATCAGAGAGACTCCAAGCATAGCTCCAGAGGAAGAGGGATGAcccaacaataa
- the FERMT3 gene encoding fermitin family homolog 3, with protein sequence MAGMKTATGDYIDSSWELRVFIGEEDPEAESLTLRVTGESHIGGVLLKIVEEIKRKQDWSDHAIWWEQKRQWLLQTHWTLDKYGILADARLFFGPQHRPVILRLPNRRALRLRASFSQPLFQAMVAICRLLSIRHPEEMSLLRAPEKEKKKKKEKEPEEEVYDLTKVVLVGGVAPASFRGMPAHFSDSAQTEACYHMLSRPQPPPDPLLLQRLPRPSSLLDKTQLHSRWLDSSRCLMQQGIKAGDTLWLRFKYYSFFDLDPKTDPVRLTQLYEQARWDLLLEEIDCTEEEMMVFAALQYHINKLSQSGEVDEPAGIDSGLDDLDLALSNLEVKLEGSAPTDMLDSLTTIPELKDHLRIFRPRKLTLKGYRQHWVVFKETTLSYYKSQDEAPGEPIQQLNLKGCEVVPDVNVSGQKFCIKLLVPSPEGMSEIYLRCQDEQQYARWMAGCRLASKGRTMADSSYSSEVQAILAFLSLQRTGGGGGGSGNHPQGPDASAEGLNPYGLVAPRFQRKFKAKQLTPRILEAHQNVAQLSLSEAQLRFIQAWQSLPDFGISYVVVRFKGSRKDEILGIANNRLIRIDLSVGDVVKTWRFSNMRQWNVNWDIRQVAIEFDEHINVAFSCVSASCRIVHEYIGGYIFLSTRERARGEELDEDLFLQLTGGHEAF encoded by the exons ATGGCGGGCATGAAGACAGCCACCGGGGACTACATCGACTCGTCCTGGGAGCTGCGGGTGTTTATAGGAGAGGAGGACCCGGAGGCCGAGTCGCTCACCCTCCGCGTCACGGGGGAGTCACACATCGGTGGGGTGCTCCTGAAGATTGTGGAGGAGATCA AACGCAAGCAGGACTGGTCAGACCACGCCATTTGGTGGGAACAGAAAAGGCAGTGGCTGCTGCAGACCCACTGGACGCTGGACAAATACGGGATCCTGGCCGACGCCCGCCTCTTCTTCGGGCCCCAGCACCGGCCCGTCATCCTGCGGCTGCCCAACCGCCGTGCCCTGCGCCTCCGCGCCAGCTTCTCCCAGCCCCTCTTCCAGGCCATGGTGGCCATCTGCCGGCTCCTCA GTATCCGGCACCCTGAGGAGATGTCTCTGCTCCGGGCTCccgagaaggagaagaagaagaagaaagaaaaggagccgGAGGAGGAGGTGTATGACCTGACCAAGGTCGTCCTGGTCGGGG GCGTGGCCCCCGCGTCGTTCCGGGGGATGCCAGCCCACTTCTCAGACAGTGCCCAGACGGAGGCCTGCTACCACATGCTGAGCCGGCCGCAGCCCCCGCCGGACCCCCTCCTGCTGCAGCGCCTGCCTCGGCCCAGCTCCCTCTTGGACAAGACCCAGCTCCACAGCAG GTGGCTGGATTCATCGCGGTGCCTCATGCAGCAGGGCATCAAGGCCGGGGACACGCTCTGGCTGCGCTTCAAGTACTACAGCTTCTTCGACCTGGATCCCaag acAGACCCAGTGCGGCTGACCCAGTTGTATGAGCAGGCTCGGTGGGACCTGCTGCTGGAAGAGATTGACTGCACCGAGGAGGAGATGATGGTGTTTGCAGCCCTACAG TACCACATCAACAAGCTGTCCCAGAGCGGGGAGGTGGACGAACCAGCGGGCATAGACTCAGGGCTGGACGACCTGGATTTAGCCCTGAGCAACCTGGAGGTGAAGCTGGAGGGGTCGGCGCCCACGGACATGCTG GACAGCCTCACCACCATCCCAGAACTCAAGGACCATCTCCGGATCTTCCG GCCCCGGAAACTGACTCTGAAGGGGTACCGCCAGCACTGGGTGGTGTTCAAGGAGACCACCCTGTCCTACTACAAGAGCCAGGACGAGGCCCCCGGGGAACCCATCCAGCAGCTCAACCTCAAGG gcTGTGAAGTGGTCCCTGATGTCAACGTCTCAGGCCAGAAGTTCTGCATCAAACTCCTGGTGCCCTCCCCTGAGGGCATGAGTGAGATCTACCTGCGGTGCCAGGAT gagcAGCAGTATGCCCGCTGGATGGCTGGCTGCCGACTGGCCTCCAAGGGCCGCACCATGGCGGACAGCAGCTACTCCAGCGAGGTCCAGGCCATCCTGGCCTTCCTCAGCCTACAGCGgacaggcggcggcggcgggggctcCGGCAACCATCCCCAGGGTCCCGATGCCTCCGCCGAGGGTCTCAACCCTTATGGCCTTGTGGCCCCACGCTTCCAGAGAAAGTTCAAGGCCAAGCAG CTCACTCCACGGATCCTGGAAGCCCACCAGAACGTGGCCCAACTCTCGCTGTCTGAGGCCCAGCTGCGTTTCATCCAGGCCTGGCAGTCCCTCCCCGACTTCGGCATCTCTTATGTTGTGGTCAG GTTCAAGGGCAGCAGGAAAGACGAGATCCTGGGCATCGCCAACAACCGACTGATCCGCATCGACTTGTCTGTGGGTGACGTGGTTAAGACCTGGCGCTTCAGCAACATGCGCCAGTGGAACGTCAACTGGGACATCCGGCAG GTGGCCATCGAGTTTGACGAGCACATCAACGTGGCTTTTAGCTGCGTGTCCGCCAGCTGCCGCATTGTGCATGAGTACATCGGGGGCTACATCTTCCTGTCCACTCGGGAGAGGGCCCGGGGGGAGGAGCTGGACGAGGACCTCTTCCTGCAGCTCACCGGAGGCCACGAGGCCTTCTGA